In the genome of Lathyrus oleraceus cultivar Zhongwan6 chromosome 4, CAAS_Psat_ZW6_1.0, whole genome shotgun sequence, the window AAGAATTATAAACTCTAACAAACTTTCACTACTATTCCACTAACGATTACACAAAGAATGGTTATTTCACTACTTTTGTGTACAACATGTTGTATTACTTAATGGTTAAGCACATTACTTATATACACAAATAATGTCAAATAATAATATCACATAAACGAAATGCTAAAATATTGAATTACCCTTCAACAAATGAAAATTTATAGTGAAAATAAAAGATATAgaaaacataaaataaataataaagtATAACATTTTATGTTCATAAATTAGAAATTTACGCCGCAACGACCGTAATCTCATTCGCAACAACCGCAATAACCAAAAccaaaataataaaataaacttaacaatattaataaaaataaataaaacgGAATATTTTTGATATTCTTTTTATATTTAAAATGATGAAAATAGGTTAAATAAACtttaaaatgataaaaatgattaaaaaaatgctaaaaaacaCAAAGTTAAATTTAATTTTTTAGATTTTATTTAACTAAATGGTTAAGAAATAATCTCTTAATTAACAATTTCATTTTCTTCACTTTCAAAAGTTGTTGACTGTAGAACTTAGTTGAGGCATGTCCAAATCGAGCAAAACAGACTGCCTGCTTTCTGCTTCTGTAATGAAACCTTGGACCACTTCTTACGGTTTTTCCCTTTCAATTTTTGGATTATATTGCTGATAGGTTGCTAATAAGTTTGTTAGAGTTGGTGGAGAATGCCCCTATGCCCCTACAATACTTAATCATTGAGATTCTACTGTCCTTTGTGTTAGAGCAATTCAGAGAAACTATTTTACTCTAAGAAAATATTATTGAACTTTCATGTGTATCAATTATTAAAAACATAATCCCCAAGCTACTATGATAAGTAAACAATTAAAGGGCTATAATAGGAGCAGGAGGGACCCATTTGTTAATGGGTGAACAATCACACTCCAACCCACTTTCATTACTATAAGACACCACAAAATTCTTAGGACTCCAACTTCCCCCTTTGCCCTCTCtttctctcaacatcttcttttgTCTTTCCTCCACACCTTGCTTTGCTTCTTTTGCTTTCTCCCAGTCATTGCTAATAATGGCTTGGGTCAACTCACCCCAAATAAGGGCTGATTCAGTTTCCCACACACCCtaaagaagaaaagaaagaatCTGAGCTCATTACAATTTACAACATATATCAATTTTGTTAAGTTGTTAATCCCCAGGAGTTGCCTTGTTGGTCAAGGCTTGAGACCTGAGAGTGTGTTTCTCTCAAGGTCTCAGGAACGTATCCCACTAAATATAAATAATTCTCATGTTGGATCAGTCCATGCTCAATCTTTAAATGGATCGCCGCTAATGGGGAGTGAAAAGTCTTAGGACCGGATACTAagttttaaaaaacaaaaaaaaacataaatattCTTTGTTTGTTAATTACCTCTGCATCTTTGACAATAGGAGCTTTGAGTCCTGAAATGACTTTTTGTGCATCATATATCACTTTGACTTTCCCATTGTTTGTATCCTTTACTTTAACAGTCCTAATACATATATGAAATTTCATAAGAAAAGTGACTAAAAAACTAGTAGTATAACTAAAATGAAAAGTGAATCAAAAGCATGTACCTATCCCATTGACCATCAATTTCATATAGCACATTAAATGATGAGGAATCAAGGATCTTCCCTTGGACCAACTTACTATTCCCTCCAAGTCCAAGAAAAGAAAAGGATGATTTGTAGGATAATTCAGCCACAAGACCTGTCTCTTTGCACAGTATATTAACATTGCCAACCCAACTAACTCCGGGAAACGGAAGAATTCTAATCGAGAGGCGAGGACAGTTCATTTCATATGTTTCCCCGTGATTTCTAAGCTTCAGCACCCTTTTCCCATGCACTTCAGCTTCAATGCTTGTACCTGAAGCAACAGAACGATATTTACAACATCAAATTTAGTCAAAGGATTAAAATCCTATCGTATATAATTATTCGTCGTCTTAGATTAGGATTGTGTTGTGATTTTGGAGATACCGCGAAACTTTGGAGCAGGTTGTTGGGACCATATCATTTCAATGTTTTCCTTGTCATCTGTTGCGTGAAGAGCAGATACCGGAGGATTGATGGAAACTTGCTCGAGTAGGACGTTAAGGTTGCCCTTGGAAACATGGTGCGTCTCTCCAAGAATGGGATTATACGGAGCAACGCCAAAAGATGTGGGGCGCGTGGTAGATATGCTCCATGCCACGACAGATGTGAGCCTTTCCAATGGACTTTGCTCGTTGTTGCATTTGGCCAGCAAGTTTGAATTTGAAGTTGTGCTATATACTGATTCACCGTAGCATTGAAGTTGTGATTTTGGGAAATAAAATAGAGGCGGAAGCTGCACATAAATACGAGCCTCTATGAAAATATGATCaccaaaacaaacaaaaaatcaATCTACGTGATACTCCATGTATTACTAGGCACATGGTTTATTTGCGGTTAGAAATATTAATGCATCGATATCTCCGAACAAAGGCGTATCCAGTTTCCAACACATGTCAATCTGTGTGTCCGTGTCAGTATGTCTGAATTGAGGGAAGTAGTAGTTACCTGTAAGTTAGTGAGATCTGCTCCCGGGCGTACATTCTTAAATAAACTTAACAAGCGGCGAACAATATTGGGGGCCCTGTAACTGTAACTCGGCTCTGAATCCGATTCAATTTCCAATGAGAATGGCTTCGTCAAAACAATTTTCGGTTGCTTCTTCCCTTCTCCTGCCTTTTACAATGTAACAACCAGCTCAAATTAGTTTCTACAGCTTCTAATCATATAGTAAAATAAAATATATGGTTATTCACTTCAAGAAAAGTCTTACCGAAGATTCTACCAAAAAAAGTTAATGCAACAAAATGATGTTTTAATCTTTCAGAGTTTCGAATCAAACAACGTGTGTAATATTCGATTTTCACGTGTGCCACGAGGAGAGATAAATACTAGTAGGATAAAACTAGTTATAAACAAAGAAACCcatatattttattataatgCGTGCTTAGCTAGCATCTTCACATACAGCACCAAAAGTATCCATTGAAATGACCACTTATTTGGCCGTAACAAATCTAAAACCACCCTAAGTTGCCGCCGGAAAACCGCCACAAGAATAATCAAAACTCATTTGGATCAAGTTCGTAAATCGACACAAAACAAGCATGAATCATGGTATTGGATAGATACACGCGTACACACACTTTAAGAGAGATGAGAAACAGAGAACATACCATATGAGagttgaagaagaagaaattGGAGAGAGAAAACAAGAGCGGTGAGTGATCGCGCCTCTTGTACTCTAACTTATTACCCAATTTATAGagtataataataataaaatgaaGTCTGACACTTTTAGGTCATTTATGTAGTTTTTGGAGGATAATAATCCTCGTCATATATATGAGTAAATGTCAAGAAATGTTTACCCCTTCTACTCCCACGCATTACAAATCATGAGACATGAGTAATGTGTTCTGAAATTGCCAAGTTGAAGAGCCACGCACATACATACAACAACTACAGACAGCGAATCTTGCCCCAAATATCAACAGAGACACGGTACCGACTAAAATATTATATTCAAGATTCATTCAAATTAGTAAACTTGATTCAAATGACCAATTTCTATCTATTTCTTTTATGTATCAATCTTAAATAGACCAACACTTTTCAATGTGGATCATCAATCTAACCAATAAATCACTAATAACTAATTAAATGCATTATAGTTTTTTATAggaaaaaaaaatattttggaTATATGGATATATGTTAGTACATCAATAAAATTGTAAAAACTAGCCAGAGATAGAACCACTTATGTTACTAAATATGAGAGTTCCTAAATAAAAGAGTTAATAAGTGATTATATTCACAAGTTATAACATCAAAATCGAAATCATTTTATTGTTAAATATTCATATTATCCTTATCGCTTTTAGCATTCAATTCAAAATTCACACTATCATAACCAAGCTCATGCATCCATTTAATATATGTCAAGAGTCCTAAAGCTTCCCCAACATCAACTTCCATATTAGACGACACCCATTTAGTATATGCCAAGAGCCCTAAAGCTTCCCCAAcatcaaccttcatattagaCGACACCCATTTAGTATATGCCAAGAGCCCTAAAGCTTCCCCAACATCAACTTTCATATTAGACGAAAACCACTTAGTTCAGGCTGCAACAAACAACCATTCGTCATCTATAATGCAAGAATTTATTCTTACCTTGTTGTTAGAAAAAAAAATGCATTGATGTTGCATTTGAGACGACCAGACAAAGGTTTATTCCACTTAATATTAGTTGACATCTAAATTTGCGTTGTATTGTTCGTTTTAAGTTGTTGGGCATCTCTCCAACCTGATAATAAATGCAAAGCACGATTGCAAATAAAGTCTTGGGAGTCTTCGATATGATTCCAAATATGATAATTCTTGCATTTCCGTATGCTCCACAAAATAGTTGAGAAAACCGCTTCTTGCTCTTGATTAGAGACCAGCAAAAAAGAAAAGATAACAGTAGCAAAAGCTACTTCATTACTTAGCAACTACTGCAGCAAAGACCATAATCCGACTTTCTCCTAACACTCAATACTCTTCGACACTGTAGGAACAAATTATTATTATTCTCACCTCTTTTCCCATAAACAGTGCAATTTGAAGGACAATCAACACCTTTGTCTATTAATCGCATTCTTGCTAGCACACAATTCCTGTAAAGACGCCACAGAAAGTTTTTAACCCCTTGGGGGTCTTAATTTTCCAAATCAAATCTCACATCTCTTCAATCTTGAGGTGAGAGGTATTGATAAGGGTCAAATTGTGTATATAATCAAGAGTATTTTGTGGTCCTTTTCACTTGGTTTCATTGGAATTTCATGGCAAAACCTTAACTTTAGTGTAGATAATCGGTTTTTAGTTGATCGTATAAGTATCATGTAGTTTGATTATATTCATTTTATTTTGTAGGTTTTCTTGCATAGTTGAATCATTTGCCACTTAAAAGGCAAAA includes:
- the LOC127138578 gene encoding oxysterol-binding protein-related protein 4B; its protein translation is MAGEGKKQPKIVLTKPFSLEIESDSEPSYSYRAPNIVRRLLSLFKNVRPGADLTNLQLPPLFYFPKSQLQCYGESVYSTTSNSNLLAKCNNEQSPLERLTSVVAWSISTTRPTSFGVAPYNPILGETHHVSKGNLNVLLEQVSINPPVSALHATDDKENIEMIWSQQPAPKFRGTSIEAEVHGKRVLKLRNHGETYEMNCPRLSIRILPFPGVSWVGNVNILCKETGLVAELSYKSSFSFLGLGGNSKLVQGKILDSSSFNVLYEIDGQWDRTVKVKDTNNGKVKVIYDAQKVISGLKAPIVKDAEGVWETESALIWGELTQAIISNDWEKAKEAKQGVEERQKKMLREREGKGGSWSPKNFVVSYSNESGLECDCSPINKWVPPAPIIAL